A window of Leptolyngbya sp. FACHB-261 genomic DNA:
TAACCTGACGCAGCCCCCAACGCAGTCCGTCCCGACCTTGATCGCTCAAGGTTTGAGCATACGGTGCTGGAGCTACGGAGTCATCAACCTGTGGCCTTCGAGGATAACTGCTCAGGCTCGGATGACTGATCTCACTGATTAAAGTGGAGTCAGAATCACCCCTGGAGTGAGGCCTTGAGGAGAATGACGGCGAAGCTGAGCTGTCTTGGGCGTCGTACCGCTCACCCGTCATCTGACTGAGCAGGGGAGTTGAGTGCAGGTTGCCAGGGAGTGAGTCTGAGCCGTCATCTATCTCTTCGTCTGCCTCACCCTGACGGACTGTGAACGGATTGAGGCTTACTGTGCTTGGGGCAAAAGGTTGAGCTAGCCAGTCTGCTGAGTCTTCAGCAAGGTTGTCCGGTCGCCGATCGCGTTGGGTCTGCCAACCAGTTAACTGCCCGACCTCTTGCGGAGGAGTACAGAACCGCTCACAGTCGAGGAGAGCTTCATAGACCTCAGCAGCACTGCGCGGTCGATCTCCAGGAACCTTAGCCAAGCAGCGCATAACCAGGGCTTCTAGGGCTGCTGGAACCACTACTTTGTTCTTGAGACTGGCGAAACTGCGGGGAGGTTGCTGGCAGTGAGCACGGTACCAGCCAGCAAAGGAGTGCGTCTTGACTCGAAAGGGCATTCGCCCAGACAGCATCGTGTAGAAGATCACGCCCAGGCTGTAGAGATCGGACTGCACTGAAAGCTCCTCGCTCTCCATCTGTTCAGGTGCAGAGTAAGCGAGGGTGCCAATATAGGACTGGGTCTGCAAGTTTGTGCTCTTATCAGTGAGAAACTTGGCAATTCCAAAGTCTAGGATTTTAACCAGTTCTCCTAAGCCATCATTGCGAACCACCAGAATATTGCTGGGCTTTAAGTCTCGGTGGATGATCGGCTGCAACTGACCGTCGACTAGAATGCCTTCGTGCGCATGACTGAGCCCCAGGCAAATCTGGCGGGCCAGATTGAAGAATCGAGCTAATGGCAGCGGCTGGGCAGCGGTGAGGTCACGGAGGCTCTCTCCAGTCAGTAGCTCCATGACGTAGAACGGCACATCCTGGGCTGTGATGCCGTAGTCCATCACGCGGACAATATTCAAGCTGCGCTGGCTTAATTGCGCACAGGCCATTGCCTCCCGCTCAAAGCGGGCCCGTGAGACGTCATCAAGCGCTGCATGGGCTAGCAGTTTGACAGCAACAGGTACATCGCCGAGCAAGCCATCCTCAGCCGCATAGACCCGTCCCATTGCCCCTCTACCAATGAGGTGCTTCAAACGATAGCGGTTGGCAAGAGAGCTACCCAGGTAGGGATCCTGACGGGGCGGCGAGGAAGATTTGGTCATCATACGGGGAACATCCGAGAGGGTCAACACACTCTGAAGCTGGCAGTCGTTACCGTCCTGGCTCAGGACTTCCTTCCTTCAAGGTCGACTTGTAGAAGTACGGCCTGAAGCAATAAGGACTGGGGGTTGGTTTATCTGAGTCAACACCAACCCGAACAGGCCCGGCAGAATTCGCTAGTTTGTGGTTGAACCGGTCCCTGAACATTAGGCTGGCTTGATTGTGTCGCAGTTCACCTTATGGAACAAGCAGGCATAAAAGAGCCGAGCATTGTCTTTACGTTTTCCACAGGATTGTAAAGCTATTTCGAACTGGACGGGTCAGACAGACCTGAATTAAGCACCAGAACCCTGACATTAGCGGCCTAAAGCTGGAGTTTTAACAGTTCAGAAAATCCTGACTGTTAATGCTTAAAGGAATTACTCAAAGGCATCCGGAATTGTCAACCATCCTGATGGGTAGATTCTGGAATGTAGATACTGTCAGTTCATTGAGTCTATGCAAGCTACGCCTTAGTGTGGCGTGTTGATCAATACAAGGGGTGTGATTGTCTTAGCTAGGCAAACTGGGCAATCGAGATGAGTAGTTTGGCGACACGTGAGAAGGCAAGGAAGTCAGGTCATGACCAAGTGGACACATCACCTGTGTCTAAGTGCGGGTTTGGGTACAGTTTTGATGCAGACGGGTCCGGTCTTTGCAGATGCAACCCTTAATAGTTTTACAGAGCCGACCCCGGCTGATCTACCCCCTGCCCTAGATCCGATTATTTTAGCTCCCCCCGCAGAGACGGTTAATACACCCGAATCTCCAACGCGCATCCTAATTTCCAATTCAGAGCCGTCCGATCTTTCCACACGTACTGTTCCAGAGTCTCCAGTCCCTTCAGCAGTGGAGATAGCGAATGCACCGATATTTATTGCTCCTAAATCAGATCTAGTTGCACCGCTCCCCATCACACCAGCCCCTCCGCAACCAAGTGCAGCGGCAAGTGAGCAGATACCTTTAGGGCTAGCAGGTCCAGAATTGATCGCGGTTGAGCGCCAACGGCTAGGCCAAGCCCTAAAGCTTCTCATCGCACAAAAGCAGCCCTCCAAGGCAAGCGATACCCCTGCTGAATCGCTAGCAGTTACCACTCCAGAACGGTTGGTGGCCGAACAGCAACGGCTAACAGGGTTGCTCAACCGAGCTGTTAGCGGAGATAGCTCAGCCCAGCGTCAGGTCAGAACTCGGCACAACTTAGCGGCTCACCTAAACCGGGGAACAGTACCAGGTCTCGCCTCAACAGGTTCGGCCGAAATCTCGGTCCAAATCAAAAGGCCTCCTGTTCCGGTTACCCTGGCGATGAATAGTTCGGCCCGCGAGCTCAGCCCTCGCGTCTTAGAAGCAATTCAAAGCGTAGTCGGCCAACGCTTCAACCGATTCGGTTGTGTTGACTTAGTGCAGGAGGTCAGACGACGTATGGGCTTACCCACTCTGGCTTTCCAGGGGCAAAGCCCAACTCGCTATGTGCCGCACTTAGCCCACCTGCTGATGCAACAGGGAGCCCGCTCAATCCAAGCAACTGAGGCTCAAGCTGGAGACATTGTCATTGGTAGAGGGCATACAGGGATTGTGCTGAATGCCAACACGATCGTGCACAACTCCACGCGTCAAGGTTATCGGGGAGCCACGATGAGCATGAACCAATGGCAGCGCATTTGGCCTGGCAGTCGAATCTTCAGGCCAACAGACATCGCTCAAATTACAAGCCCCTAGACCCTAGCTCATAACCATAACAGACCCTAACTCTCACGCCGCAAGCGTTGAAGTTCAGCCTGTAGGTTCAAAACCTGATCCCGTAAGTCGCCAACATCGCTACCCTTGGGCTCAGGCTCATCTTCTAAAATCTCAATACGACGGGGGCCGGTTTGAGGATTAGGGTCAGAGTTTCGGGTGGGAGCGTCCTGCGCTTGCTGGATCAACTCGTCAATCAACTTCTGTGCTTGCTCGGTAGTAATCTCACCACGAGCAACGAGATCATCGGTCACCTTTTTCGCCTGGACGCGCAGGTCTGCTAGCTTCGTTGTTGCCGTCTCACTGGCGACTGAGGCTAAACCGACTCCCAGATAGAGGGCCTTCTGTAAAATGTCACCGAAACCCATAGCAGTTGGAGTTGAAGAGCTTTCTCCAGCATAAGCTTGGGCCGGAAAACCTGCACGCCTCTCAGGTTCTAGGAAGGTCCGGGCAGAGACCTACGGACCCCTCAGGAGACCTGACAACGCGGCTAAAAAAAGAGTGACCCGGAGACCACGCCTATTCCAAGCATCCCGTAGTGCTGCTACCTTCCGGTCCTGACACGGTTTGGGCGTTGAAATCGCGTGGGTCCAGGTCTTCTTCAGCATAGCACTTGGCTGGGCCACACCTACACCCCTCACTTTTGTAGTTCTACTGTCATCGGGCTGGAAGTCCTCGACTGACAGGCTTAAGTTGCCTGTGCTATCTTACGGAGACGCGTCGGGCGGTGGCTCAGTGCGGGTGTAGTTCAGTGGTAGAACGTCAGCTTCCCAAGCTGAATGTCGTGGGTTCGAGTCCCATCACCCGCTTAATCGTCACCCAAACGCTGATGGTTCTGCTGAGATGGACAAGCCACCAGAGTCTCTGAGAAGCATGATGGGCCGCTACGGATTTGCCCGAAGTCGGAAGGGCTCAGTCTGGCGAGGCTGGCGCCTAAGCATATCGGACCAAACAGTTCAGGAGCTCTACCAACGAGAGGCATTGGAGGTTTACCTGCGCAACTTATTGGGGCGGTTTCATTACTAAGAACTATGAAGAAAAGCAAGGCTGTAGCGGGTCCTCGGCTTCGCTCCGATGGCAATATTAAGACAGAATTGGCTCCAATAAACAAGGGATAGCAAAGGGTGTCAGCTGCACCCAGCCAGTTGGGAACTCTAAGAATAGAATGCCAGGGGGAACCTACCGGGCCAGATCTGGTAGAAGATAGATTAACTTAGTTGAAGATGAAGTTAACTGAAATCCCTGTCGCAAGGTCCACTTCACTAACTCTGGACGAGAGTCAACGTGGTTGCTAACCCTGCTGCTGAACTAAGCCCTGTCACGCCCTCCCGATTTTTCAATTGCAGTACCGGCTCCATGAAGCTGCGCTCGGACCCGAGAACGGTGGCCTCCTATCTGAGTGCCCACGGTGACTGGTTCCAGCGTTGTGCTAAGCCGCTCGCTACCGAGCGGATGAGTGCAAACGCCTACTGTGTCAGCATTGGGCGGATCGGAGCTCTTGGCTACGAGTTAGAGCCGAAGGTAGGTTTGGAGCTGTTGCCTGAAGTTAATGGTCTCTACCGAATCCTCTCGGTCCCTTTAACTGGCTGTCACCATACGGGTTGCGAGAGCGGTGAACTCGTTGATCAGGGTTACGAAGTCGATTTCAAGTCTTGCTTTCAAATCCAGCCCGACAGTACAGACTGCCTCACCTGCATTGAGTGGCAGCTTGACCTAGGGGTGACGGTCCAGTTGCCGCGCTTCGTCCAAGCTATGCCGGGCAACTTGATTGAGCGCACCGGCAATCAGGTGCTCTATCAAGTGGTCAAGCGCATCTCCCGCCGCTTAACCCAGAAGATCCAGGAGGACTTTCACAGCACCATTGGATCAGCCCAAGCGTAGGGCTAACCCAATTTCTAGCTGTACTTCTAGCTGTTTTAATGCTTCCTGTATTCCTCAGGTCGGCATTAGCTATGCCACCGAGTTAACCCAGCCAGGTTAAGCAGCCCGAACTATTCGGGCCAAATTAATCAGCTGAGGCTTTAGACGAGGCCGGGAGCATCAGCTTTGACAGAATAAAGTAGAGCACCACCGCAGCAACAATACCGTTGATCGGTTTGATGCCAGGTGCATAATAAGCGATGGCCGAGGCGACAATGTAGGCAATGATTCCTGCCCAGTTGAAGGCAGGTTGCGGCTCATCAAGGGCGGGAAATTGTCCTTTGTGCCGTAGCCAGTAGTCGGCCATAATCACGCCACCAATAGGTGGAATAAAGGTGCCGAGCAGGATGAGATAGGGCACCAGAAGCTTGTAAATGCCCCCCCAAGCCAGCACTAAAGCCATAGTTGCGCCGCCCAACACGAAAGCCGTGCGCTTGTTGGTACGGAACATGTGAGCACCGGCAACCGAGAAGGCATAGATGGTGTTGTCCTGAGTCGTCCACATGTTCAAAAACAGTAGAACCAAACCCCAGAAGAGGAGACCTTGGTAGGCCATTACCTGCACAATATCTGAGCTGTCTGCAACTTCTGATACTCCCGAGTAGACGAGAGCGCAAAAGGCACCAGTAAAGATCAAAAAGCCATTAGCAAAAAAGAAGGCGCTGAGAGTGCTGACCGCCGCCGTGCGACCCGAATTGGCGAAGCGGCTCCAGTTGGTCGCCTGAGTTCCTCCCGAGATAAAGGTGCCGACAATGATTGTCAGGGCTGCACCGGTCCCCATTTCGCCCTTGGGAATAATGGCCTGCAATCCCTCAAAGCCACCGACTTCTGCAGAGGCAATTGATAGGCTCCAAATCATCAGGATCAACATTGCAGGCACAGCAATGCGGCTGAGCCAATCCATGGCTCGATAGCCAATGTAAGCCGTTGAGCAAAAGAAATAAGTAAAAAACAGAATGGTTAGCCAATTGAACGAAGTGGGTACTCCCGCCAGCTTGTTGAGCAAATCAGCAATCAAGGCAGAACCCCAGGCGTACCAACCAATCTGGGTAAAGCCTAAGAGGAAATCGACCCAGCGCGAACCATAGCTGCCAAAACTAAAGCGAGCCATTAACACCGTGCTCAACCCTGTCCGGGCGGCAATGTAGCCCAGGGCTGAGGAGTAGCCACCCAGGATCAGATTTCCAATGACAATTAAGCTGATGAGATCGGGCCAAAATCGAAACTCGGGTCCGACTAGGCCACCGGCAAAAAGCGTACCTGAGTAAAGAGTGAACCCCATCAGTAAGGGTGCGAGAGACCAGATTGATTTTCGAGCTTCTGGAGGTACCGCACTCAAGGGATAATCTTCGCCAGCCAAGGAGTGCTCGGCTGGCTGTTGTTCTGAGGTCGTCGCCATACACCTGATAAGTCAAGATTTGGATGCAGGATAAGCTGGGTTGCTTGGGGGCATGGTATTGCAAGCAACACTCAGGAGACTATTAAACCTGTTAGGCCAGTGAGCTTATCGTCTCAGAACCAATAGATCTTCTTCATCCAGTTCCACCGGTGTGCCACCCCGAATCAGCTCTGCAAAATCCTCGTTGGGAACCATTGTGCAGAGCGCATACAAACGATCTGAGCCAGTATTTTCAATAATGTGAGTGCCAGTTGGGGGCACAAGCACACTATCGCCAGCGCGAATCGGCATCACTTTGCCATCACACATCGCTAGCCCTTCACCTTTAAGGATGAAGAACATTTCAACGGCATACTGGTGTCGATTAGGAGGTGTTCGGCCACCAATATCGTAAATCTCGACGCAGCAGGTAAACGACACATTATCGGTCATGGGATCAAAGACGATCGCCAGACGATTGGTATCGTGTGGACTGATTCGAAAGGCTTGATAAGACTCAGGAGACTTTACAGTTGGAATGACACATTGAGGAACCATTAGGATTTGCCTTCCACAGAGGTAAGTGCAGCCAGAATCTCGCAGGAGTCAGTCACAAAACCGAAGCACTGCTTCACGTTATAGAGCGTTGCTTGCATACAGAACTCTGGCGAAGTTGTTGCTGTGCAATCGCTAAGTAGCAAGCAGTCGTAGCCAAGAAAATTAGCATCTTGCAGAGTTGCCATTACGCACTGGTCAGCGTTAACTCCTGCAAAAAACAGCGTAGTCCGGCCTAGGTTACGCAGAATACTATCAAGAGGCGTATCCCAGAAGCCGCTCATCCGATATTTGTCCACGCGAATATCGCTGGGATCAGGTGCTAGTTCGTCCACTACCGCTGCCGCCCAACTACCGACGGTTAGAACCGGAGAATTATTGCTAGGCAATGGATCGCCTAAACCAACCCCTTCGCCGGTTGGCTTATAGACATGACGCAGCCCAGCACTGATATTTAGCAGATCAGGTCGGTTGCCCCAGTTAACCCAGATAATCGGAACTTGAGCCGTTCGCAATACAGGCAGCAGAGTTTTCAGCGGACCGATAGGCTCACGGGCCGGAGTCACATCAACGCCAATGTGGTCAAGCCAGCCACCTAGAGTGCAGAAGTCGTTCTGCATATCAATGACGAGAATCGCCGCTTTAGCTAGGTCTAAACGGACTGTTTTAGTGGCAGTCGCTAGCGTGAGCGGTCGTGGTTCGAGAGCGGGCCTAGTGAGATCAGCACTGAGCGCATCCACAGACCAGGCATTAGGAGGAACACCAAGCGTACGCAGAGATGAGTCCATTGGATTCGAACACCTAATTTTCTTGTTTAACTGCGCTTTCATGCCAGTTTCGAAGCGCAAAGTCTGAAACGAGCGAGAGCACAATAAAAATCAGAACTCCTAGCCCTGTGGTCAGCACTAAGGCCGCAAACATGCGGGGGATTTGCAAGTTGTAGCTGGCTTGAAGAATTTGGTACGCGATCCCTGCCTTCGAGCCTCCCGTACCTGCAACAAATTCGGCCACAACTGCGCCGATCAGGGCCAGTCCGCCGCTGATGCGTAAGCCGCCTAGGAAGTAGGGCATGGCACTCGGCAAGCGTAACCGCAGTAGAGTTTGCCAGCGGGACGCTCGATAGAGTTGAAACAAATTGCGCAGATTATGATCGGTGCTGTTAAGGCCTAAAGTTGTATTTGCAACAATTGGAAATAAAGCAACTAGCCAGGCACAGGTGACTAAAGCAGCTTCGGTATTATCACGAAACCAAATCACAATCAGTGGGGCAATGGCAACAATGGGTGTGGTCTGAAGGATGACCGCGTAGGGGAATAAGCTGCGCTCGATCCATTTATTTTGAGTAAATAGAATTGCAATTAGAACCCCTGAGACAACAGCCGCAATAAAGGCAAATACTGTGATCCTAAAGGTAATTAGCAAAGAAGAGAAAAGTACATTCCAATCGCTGATTAAAGCTCTAATAACCGCTAAAGGCCCTGGCAAAATGTAAGGCGGAACCTGGCTGAAGCGCACACCGATGTCCCATAACAGCAGCGCAACTATCCCTACACCTACTGGTGCCAGTACATCAATAATTTGGGATGAGCTTAGCCCACGACTGCCCATGTTCTTTGCTGGAGTTTTTCTAAGCTCTGACACTGACGTTGCAACTCTCGGCTCAGGCATGGTAGAACTCTGCTTTGAAGGTTGCTGGCACCTACAAACTTACGAAGAGGCTTTAACCTAGTTTGTAGCTGAAGTTACATTTTTGCACATGCCAAACACTGCTAACTTGATCCCCCTGATTGATTTCAGACTATTTACAAACGGCAATACTACCGAGCGGCAGGCTATTGTGGCTGAGTTTTATCGAGCCTGTCATGACATTGGTTTTATCTATCTTAAGAACCACAGTGTACCAAAGCCTTTAATCGAGGAGTTATTTGCCCAAGCTAAATATTTTTTTGACTTGGAAACCTCAGCCAAACAGCAGATTGCTTGGTCAAGCGAGGTAGGCAATCGGGGCTATGTTGGCTTTGGCCGAGAGCAGTTAGATCCGGGCGGTTCTACTGATTTGAAGGAAGCATTTAATGTTGGTATAGAGCTCGATTCTGCCCAGATTGCTGAGCATTCTCAGGCACTCATCACTAATCAATGGCCCTCGGAATTACCCGATTTTCGTGAGACAGTTCTGGAGTTTTATCAAACTTGTACGCAGGCGTCATTGGAGATCCTAAGAGCCTTTGCCACTGCACTGGATTTGCCGGAAACCTTCTTCGACGATAAACACAATCCAGGCGATAACACGCTGCGCTTACTGCACTATCCTGCATCAGCAGTGGCAGCAGATACAGAGCAAATTCGGGCTGGAGTTCACTCTGACTACGGCAGCATTACCCTTCTGTTTCAAGATGAAGTTGGCGGGCTAGAAGTGTGCACAACTTGGGGAGAATGGATACGGGCGCCATACATCCCCGACACCATCGTTGTAAACACAGGCGATTTGATGCAACGCTGGACCAACGATGTCTTTGTCTCGACCAAGCATCGAGTGGTTAGCCCTGCTGGTCCTAGCGCCTTGCGCTCCCGCTACTCGGTAGCCTTTTTTTGTCATCCCAACACCGACACGGTAGTTACTTGTCTGCCCAGTTGCCAAAATTCAGACCGCCCAGCTCTACATCCCCCGATTCAAGCTGGGGAGTACTTGTCGAGCCGTTTGCAAGCAACTTACTAGCCTAACGACGGTCAGCCCAACTTCTCAATATAAATAGTCAGGGCTTCATGACTCTTAATTTGACCTAGGAAGGGCCAAACCGTAAAATAGGATACAGAAACGAATTCGTTCATCCCCTCCAGTGCTCTGACTGGGTGCTTCAGGGAGACGGAAGTAGGGAGATATCCCGAAGGAACGCGCCTCACATCACTACAACGTTTTCAAGAGGCGAAGACCATGAAATTAACGTATCGCGGTGTCAGTCACGACTACACTCCTCCTGCTGTAGAGCCCATGGGTGAAGGGACTCAGGGTAAGTACCGAGGTTTAGACTGGCGGTTCCGCAACCTGAGACATCCCTTTGTGCAACAAGCCACCCTAGACCTGAAGTATCGCGGTGTTGCTTATCGCACAGGTCCAGTAACACCTTTGGCACCTGAAGTTGTGGCTCCCGTTGCGCCTGTAGCACGTCAGGTTGCTCCCCAGGCTGAACCCACTCCGGCACTGTCCATGTCTGTCCCTGCCATGGCTGTCCGTTCCGCTCATGAAGAAGCGCGCTTATTGATGATGGGCCACCATCGATCGATCAAGAATCGCGAACAATCCTTGCTGAGTCGCTCGGCAGCGGAAGTCGGTTTAGCAGCTGATGTGACCCAATTCTGGAACCACATCCAAGGTAAAGTTCACCCCAGCTTCCGAGCAACCTACGACCGTAGCCATGCGGCTATGAGCTAAGCCAAATAAGGCTTCTGAGTTTGCTTCTCCATCTGACGTGGTAGACACCCCTTCGGGGGTGTTTTTTAATGCGTTCCGAGCATTTTTCAGGCTTCAACTTCACGACCAGAAGTCGGTGATGTCATAGCCTAGGTCAGCAAACATCTGGCGCAGCAGGGGCAGGCTGAGGCCGATCACGTTAGTGTGGCAACCTTCTAATTTTTCGACAAATAGGCCACCTTTGCCTTCGAGGGCAAAGCAGCCCGCACAGTTGAGCGGCTCCCCAGTGGCCACATAAGCCTGAATTTGGGCATCGGTGACCTGAGCAAAATGAACCCGGGTTACTTGACAGCGGACCAGAGTTTTGAGCTGTGCCGTGTCGATCAGAGCATGGCCCGTGTAGAGATCACCAACCGCTCCGCGCATCTGCTGCCAACGGGCAACAGCTTCTGCGGGATCAGCGGGCTTACCGTGGATTTCGTCGTTAATGGCTAGAACCGAATCACAGCCTAGAACCAGGGCATTGCTAAATTGGGGCGCAACCGTTTCTGCCTTGCGCTGAGCCAACGTTTGTACCAATTGCGCCGGATCGCTGATTTGCACTTGCGATTCATCAAAGTCGCTCTGGCGAACGGTGGGATCCAAACCAGCACTTTGCAAAAGACGGCGACGAGCAGGGGAGGCAGAAGCGAGAACAAGAGACGGCAGGGGCATGGTCTTCCCAAGCAAGCACTAAATGGACGGAGCTAGCGCACTCACCTAATGTTGAGTGATCAGGCGCTAATTTGACAGCCGCTTAGAGTGTCAGTCTTCCCTCATTCGCTGCAGGCTCGGCTCAGCATAATCCGGCCATCAGCCAAACGGTAGGCTCCATCGGGTTCCTCTAAAGGATCTCCTGACTGCCAAGATTGATTCAACCCAGCAACATCCTCCTCAACAACAGCCTCTGGAATTGAGCGCACAGTTCCTGTTGGGAAGGGAGAAGCGTTGGGATTCTTGGGACCAGCCGGTAAACCTCCTGCCCCTGTGACCAGAAAGCTACCCCCTTCCTGCTGACGACGGGCAATGCAGCTACTTGAGATCAAAGCGCTAGTGTCCAGTAGATTGGCAGGCAGCAGCGTCAAGCTATTTTGCAAAAGTGTGACATCGGGTACTTGCACACTGCCATTGCTAAGCTGACCGCTGGCATTGATATCTACTCGACCGTTGCCATCAAGGCTGGCGCCCGAGGAGTTGATAGTGCGAGGTTGATAGCGAAAGCCGAAGAAGACGGGTGTATCCAGAGTGATATCGCCGCCCTTACCTTGCGCTGCTGAGGCAATAATGTCACTGTCAGCAAAGGCAAAGATGGTATCAGCCCTCAAGAAAATATTGCCGCCATTACCGATTCCCCTGGCAACACGAGTGGTGATGTCACTGTTGCCTTCTAAGCGAATAGTGCGAGCGTTGATCGCAATGCTGCCTCCCGTAGCCTGATTTGCAGCGGTGCTGATACTACTATTGTTTGATTGCAAAGCCCCACTGGCGTTGATTGTGATGTTGCCGGCGTTACTGCCTGGTCGCTCGCTACGTGCAGAAATTTCAGCGCTACTATCCAGCCGCAGTGAACCGGTGCGCAGATTAATAGCTCCACCTTGTGTGCCCTCATTTAACTGAGAGGAGGGGGCTCCCGCCCTAGCCTTTACAGCTGTGGTGATCAAGCTACCTTGGCTCAGGGCAATGAGACGAGCCCCTCGCACAGAAATACTGCCTGCCCTACCGCTGCCTGAAGTTTCGGCAGATAGTTGAGCATTGCCAGTTAGCGAGAGCGATCGAGTCTGAAGGTTGATGTTGCCACCTTGACCAGCAGCCCCGGCTCGCACAGCCGTAGAAATAGAACCGTTATTGAGGACAACGGAGTTTGCACCCCGCACGGAGATGTTACCGGCCTTACCTGGACCAGAAGTTGCGGCGGATAGCTGCGCCCTATCCCTCAAGGAGAGTGAGGGGGTTTGCAGAGTGATGTTACCGCCTTGCCCTGCTCCTAAGGCTTGTGCCAAGACACCGCTCGCATCGCCCTGATTGAAGAAAGCCTGATCGATGGATGGTAAAAGCCTTTGGTTCACTAAAGACTGAGCATTGCCACGACGAGTTCTGTATGTAGGGTCGCGACCGGCTAGGGCAAT
This region includes:
- a CDS encoding serine/threonine-protein kinase, which gives rise to MMTKSSSPPRQDPYLGSSLANRYRLKHLIGRGAMGRVYAAEDGLLGDVPVAVKLLAHAALDDVSRARFEREAMACAQLSQRSLNIVRVMDYGITAQDVPFYVMELLTGESLRDLTAAQPLPLARFFNLARQICLGLSHAHEGILVDGQLQPIIHRDLKPSNILVVRNDGLGELVKILDFGIAKFLTDKSTNLQTQSYIGTLAYSAPEQMESEELSVQSDLYSLGVIFYTMLSGRMPFRVKTHSFAGWYRAHCQQPPRSFASLKNKVVVPAALEALVMRCLAKVPGDRPRSAAEVYEALLDCERFCTPPQEVGQLTGWQTQRDRRPDNLAEDSADWLAQPFAPSTVSLNPFTVRQGEADEEIDDGSDSLPGNLHSTPLLSQMTGERYDAQDSSASPSFSSRPHSRGDSDSTLISEISHPSLSSYPRRPQVDDSVAPAPYAQTLSDQGRDGLRWGLRQVTYLRPRLWHLWQQLPEPVRLRAVPSAVVVGVSLVALAVGRALNPNTPLVERLAADPLILNPSLPTTTQPASQPAHAALFLPLLEPSPAALAQSPATPAAPPLPTQSQNLSPYILARLAQDDLASATTACQMQISLGGTVNPSVKAGILAAQSCQSYLQWRSGDAGQAQTTASTLIATDPRQPVPYLYRGLAQASLEQWQQAQADFSQVIALKPGYGPAYQGRALALLRQGLVDQALADCQKAVQFAPQMTSAYNTCGNIKVAKGNLVGAVADYSAAIGRDSRQSVFLVNRGLTYLRQQNFPLAMADLERALALSPDGDVAAAAYYGRAQGKLAQQDFAGARSDLEQAQTSLSLQEGVLASKIAEMLEMLDQF
- a CDS encoding phasin family protein: MGFGDILQKALYLGVGLASVASETATTKLADLRVQAKKVTDDLVARGEITTEQAQKLIDELIQQAQDAPTRNSDPNPQTGPRRIEILEDEPEPKGSDVGDLRDQVLNLQAELQRLRRES
- a CDS encoding DUF1997 domain-containing protein; its protein translation is MKLRSDPRTVASYLSAHGDWFQRCAKPLATERMSANAYCVSIGRIGALGYELEPKVGLELLPEVNGLYRILSVPLTGCHHTGCESGELVDQGYEVDFKSCFQIQPDSTDCLTCIEWQLDLGVTVQLPRFVQAMPGNLIERTGNQVLYQVVKRISRRLTQKIQEDFHSTIGSAQA
- the codB gene encoding cytosine permease, producing the protein MATTSEQQPAEHSLAGEDYPLSAVPPEARKSIWSLAPLLMGFTLYSGTLFAGGLVGPEFRFWPDLISLIVIGNLILGGYSSALGYIAARTGLSTVLMARFSFGSYGSRWVDFLLGFTQIGWYAWGSALIADLLNKLAGVPTSFNWLTILFFTYFFCSTAYIGYRAMDWLSRIAVPAMLILMIWSLSIASAEVGGFEGLQAIIPKGEMGTGAALTIIVGTFISGGTQATNWSRFANSGRTAAVSTLSAFFFANGFLIFTGAFCALVYSGVSEVADSSDIVQVMAYQGLLFWGLVLLFLNMWTTQDNTIYAFSVAGAHMFRTNKRTAFVLGGATMALVLAWGGIYKLLVPYLILLGTFIPPIGGVIMADYWLRHKGQFPALDEPQPAFNWAGIIAYIVASAIAYYAPGIKPINGIVAAVVLYFILSKLMLPASSKASAD
- a CDS encoding cupin domain-containing protein, encoding MVPQCVIPTVKSPESYQAFRISPHDTNRLAIVFDPMTDNVSFTCCVEIYDIGGRTPPNRHQYAVEMFFILKGEGLAMCDGKVMPIRAGDSVLVPPTGTHIIENTGSDRLYALCTMVPNEDFAELIRGGTPVELDEEDLLVLRR
- a CDS encoding cysteine hydrolase family protein, with translation MDSSLRTLGVPPNAWSVDALSADLTRPALEPRPLTLATATKTVRLDLAKAAILVIDMQNDFCTLGGWLDHIGVDVTPAREPIGPLKTLLPVLRTAQVPIIWVNWGNRPDLLNISAGLRHVYKPTGEGVGLGDPLPSNNSPVLTVGSWAAAVVDELAPDPSDIRVDKYRMSGFWDTPLDSILRNLGRTTLFFAGVNADQCVMATLQDANFLGYDCLLLSDCTATTSPEFCMQATLYNVKQCFGFVTDSCEILAALTSVEGKS
- a CDS encoding ABC transporter permease, giving the protein MPEPRVATSVSELRKTPAKNMGSRGLSSSQIIDVLAPVGVGIVALLLWDIGVRFSQVPPYILPGPLAVIRALISDWNVLFSSLLITFRITVFAFIAAVVSGVLIAILFTQNKWIERSLFPYAVILQTTPIVAIAPLIVIWFRDNTEAALVTCAWLVALFPIVANTTLGLNSTDHNLRNLFQLYRASRWQTLLRLRLPSAMPYFLGGLRISGGLALIGAVVAEFVAGTGGSKAGIAYQILQASYNLQIPRMFAALVLTTGLGVLIFIVLSLVSDFALRNWHESAVKQEN
- a CDS encoding isopenicillin N synthase family oxygenase, encoding MPNTANLIPLIDFRLFTNGNTTERQAIVAEFYRACHDIGFIYLKNHSVPKPLIEELFAQAKYFFDLETSAKQQIAWSSEVGNRGYVGFGREQLDPGGSTDLKEAFNVGIELDSAQIAEHSQALITNQWPSELPDFRETVLEFYQTCTQASLEILRAFATALDLPETFFDDKHNPGDNTLRLLHYPASAVAADTEQIRAGVHSDYGSITLLFQDEVGGLEVCTTWGEWIRAPYIPDTIVVNTGDLMQRWTNDVFVSTKHRVVSPAGPSALRSRYSVAFFCHPNTDTVVTCLPSCQNSDRPALHPPIQAGEYLSSRLQATY
- a CDS encoding DUF4278 domain-containing protein; this encodes MKLTYRGVSHDYTPPAVEPMGEGTQGKYRGLDWRFRNLRHPFVQQATLDLKYRGVAYRTGPVTPLAPEVVAPVAPVARQVAPQAEPTPALSMSVPAMAVRSAHEEARLLMMGHHRSIKNREQSLLSRSAAEVGLAADVTQFWNHIQGKVHPSFRATYDRSHAAMS
- a CDS encoding nucleoside triphosphate pyrophosphatase, with protein sequence MPLPSLVLASASPARRRLLQSAGLDPTVRQSDFDESQVQISDPAQLVQTLAQRKAETVAPQFSNALVLGCDSVLAINDEIHGKPADPAEAVARWQQMRGAVGDLYTGHALIDTAQLKTLVRCQVTRVHFAQVTDAQIQAYVATGEPLNCAGCFALEGKGGLFVEKLEGCHTNVIGLSLPLLRQMFADLGYDITDFWS